A window from Megalobrama amblycephala isolate DHTTF-2021 linkage group LG21, ASM1881202v1, whole genome shotgun sequence encodes these proteins:
- the myh7ba gene encoding myosin, heavy chain 7B, cardiac muscle, beta a isoform X2, with protein MSRLLDMTEFGEAAPFLRKSNLELLAAQTVAFDGKKRAWIPDERDAYIEVEIREIDGDKVIVETKDGKCLTVKEDDIQQMNPPKFDMIEDMAMLTHLNEASVLYNLRRRYSSWMIYTYSGLFCVTVNPYKWLPVYTAPVVAAYKGKRRSEAPPHIYSIADNAYNDMLRNRENQSMLITGESGAGKTVNTKRVIQYFAIVAALGEAPTKKGAPGTKTGGTLEDQIIEANPAMEAFGNAKTLRNDNSSRFGKFIRIHFGPTGKLASADIDMYLLEKSRVIFQQPGERSYHIYYQIMSQKKPELLDMLLVSSNPYDYHFCSQGVTTVENMDDGQELMATDHAMDILGFTPEEKYGCYKIVGAIMHFGNMKFKQKQREEQAETDGTESADKASYLMGVSSADLIKGLLHPRVKVGNEYVVKGQNVEQVNYAVGALAKATYDRMFKWLVGRINRTLYTVLPRQFFIGVLDIAGFEIFELNSFEQLCINFTNEKLQQFFNHHMFILEQEEYKREGIEWTFIDFGLDLQACIDLIEKPLGIMSILEEECMFPKASDSSFKAKMFDNHLGKSANFLKPRPDKKRKYEAHFELVHYAGVVPYNIIGWLDKNKDPLNETVVVCFQKSANKLLASLYENYVSSDSASDVKTGAKEKRKKAASFQTVSQVHKENLNKLMTNLRSTQPHFVRCIIPNETKTPGIMDAFLVLHQLRCNGVLEGIRICRKGFPNRILYAEFKQRYRILNPHAIPDDKFVDSRKAAEKLLASLDIDHNQYRFGHTKVFFKAGLLGHLEELRDERLAKVLTLLQAASRGKIMRMELKKMMERKEALMIIQWNIRAFNIVKNWPWMKLFFKIKPLLRSAATEKELAALKEEFLKLKEALEKSESKRKELEEKQVSLIQEKNDLFLQLQAEQDNLADAEDRCDLLIKTKIQLEAKVKEMTERLEDEEEMNATVLAKKRKLEDECAELKKDIDDLEITLAKVEKEKHATENKVKNLIEEMAVLDETILKLTKEKKALQESHQQTLDDLQMEEDKVNTLTKAKAKLEQQVDDLEGSLEQEKKLRMDLERAKRKLEGDLKLAMESVMDFENDKQQLEEKLKKKDFEMNQISSKIEDEQALIIQLQKKIKELQARIEELEEELEAERSTRAKMEKQRGDASKELEELSERLEEAGGATSAQIEMNKKREADFLKLRRDLEEAILHHEAMTAALRKKHADTMAELSEQIDSLQRVKQKLEKERSEAKMEVDDLASNLEQLAKSKATTEKMCRLYEDQMNESKAKVEELQRQLSDTNTQRARAQAESAELGRKLEEREALVSQLQRTKNSLSQNIEEFKKQLDEETKSKNALAHALQSSRHDCDLLREQYDEEQEGKSELQRALSKANAEVAQWRTKYETDAIQKTEELEEAKKKLATRLQEAEEHVEASNAKCSSLEKTKHRLQSEIEDLVVDLERSNAAATALDKKQRQFDKILAEWRQKYEECQSELESSQKESRNLSTELFKLKNCYEEALDHLESIKRENKNLQEEISDLNDQISQGGKTIHELEKMKKGLDMEKTEIKAALEEAEGTLEHEESKTLRIQLELNQIKADIDRKLAEKDEEIDNLRRNHQRAIESMQATLDAEAKSRNEAIRVKKKMEGDLNEMEVQLNHANRLATESQKMVRNLQTQIKDLQIELDETIHQNEELKEQAAVTERRNNLLTAEVEELRSQLEQNDRARKLAEYELLETTERVNLLHSQNTSLLNQKKKLESDLSTLSSEVDDAVQECRNAEEKAKKAITDAAMMAEELKKEQDTSAHLERMKKNMEQTIKDLQMRLDEAEQIALKGGKKQIQKLESRVRDLENELESEQKKSNEFQKGVRKYERRIKELTYQTEEDRKNMARLQELIDKLQAKVKTYKRQAEEAEEQANTNLTKYKKLQHELDDAEERADIAESQVNKLRTRTRDSGSKASPKLAE; from the exons ATGTCGAGACTGTTGGATATGACGGAGTTTGGAGAAGCTGCACCGTTTCTGCGCAAATCCAACCTGGAGCTACTGGCAGCGCAAACTGTGGCGTTTGATG GAAAGAAACGCGCTTGGATACCTGATGAAAGGGACGCGTACATTGAGGTGGAAATCAGGGAGATTGATGGTGACAAAGTCATCGTTGAGACGAAAGATGGAAAG TGCTTAACTGTCAAGGAAGATGACATTCAACAGATGAACCCCCCGAAGTTTGACATGATAGAGGACATGGCCATGCTCACACACCTGAATGAGGCTTCGGTGCTCTATAATCTGCGGAGGCGCTACAGCAGTTGGATGATCTAT ACGTACTCTGGACTGTTCTGTGTGACCGTGAACCCATATAAATGGCTTCCCGTCTACACGGCCCCTGTAGTGGCTGCTTACAAAGGCAAACGCCGCTccgaggctccacctcacatcTATTCCATCGCTGACAATGCCTACAATGACATGTTGCGCA ATCGTGAGAATCAGTCCATGCTAATCAC CGGAGAATCTGGTGCTGGCAAAACGGTAAACACGAAACGTGTAATTCAGTATTTTGCCATAGTAGCGGCCCTGGGTGAGGCACCAACTAAAAAAGGA gcCCCTGGCACTAAAACAGGG GGTACCTTAGAAGACCAGATCATTGAAGCTAATCCTGCAATGGAGGCTTTTGGAAATGCCAAGACACTGAGGAACGACAACTCGTCCCGTTTT GGTAAGTTCATCAGGATCCATTTCGGACCAACAGGGAAACTGGCTTCCGCTGACATCGACATGT atCTACTGGAAAAATCCAGAGTTATATTTCAGCAGCCTGGAGAGAGAAGTTACCACATCTACTACCAGATCATGTCACAAAAGAAGCCTGAACTTCTCG ACATGCTTCTGGTCTCTTCAAATCCCTATGACTACCATTTTTGCTCCCAAGGAGTGACAACGGTAGAGAACATGGATGACGGGCAGGAACTTATGGCTACTGAT CATGCCATGGACATCCTTGGCTTTACTCCAGAAGAAAAGTACGGCTGCTATAAAATAGTAGGCGCCATCATGCACTTCGGGAAcatgaaattcaaacagaaGCAGCGGGAGGAGCAGGCAGAGACCGATGGCACTGAAA GTGCTGATAAGGCCTCCTACCTGATGGGTGTTAGCTCAGCAGACCTCATAAAGGGTCTTCTGCACCCTAGAGTGAAAGTAGGCAATGAGTATGTGGTTAAAGGACAGAATGTCGAACAG GTTAACTATGCCGTGGGAGCTCTGGCCAAAGCCACTTATGATCGCATGTTCAAGTGGTTGGTGGGGCGTATAAATAGGACGCTCTACACCGTTCTGCCACGCCAGTTCTTTATCGGAGTGCTGGACATCGCTGGCTTTGAGATCTTTGAG CTCAACAGCTTCGAGCAGCTCTGCATCAACTTCACCAATGAGAAACTGCAACAGTTTTTCAACCACCACATGTTCATCCTGGAACAAGAGGAGTACAAACGGGAGGGCATTGAGTGGACATTTATCGACTTTGGGCTTGACCTCCAAGCCTGCATTGATCTCATTGAAAAG CCCTTAGGAATTATGTCCATCCTGGAAGAGGAGTGCATGTTCCCTAAAGCTTCCGACAGCAGCTTCAAGGCTAAGATGTTTGATAATCATCTTGGCAAGTCTGCCAATTTCCTGAAGCCAAGGCCTGACAAGAAGAGAAAGTATGAGGCTCATTTTGAGCTGGTGCACTATGCAGGAGTG GTGCCATACAATATTATTGGTTGGTTAGACAAAAACAAAGACCCCCTGAATGAAACAGTGGTAGTCTGTTTCCAGAAATCAGCCAACAAGCTTCTGGCTTCTCTCTATGAGAATTATGTTAGCTCTGACTCAG CCTCTGACGTAAAAACAGGGGCCaaagaaaagaggaaaaagGCTGCTTCCTTCCAGACAGTGTCACAGGTGCACAAG GAGAATCTCAACAAGCTGATGACAAACTTGCGGAGCACTCAGCCCCATTTTGTGCGCTGCATCATCCCCAATGAGACCAAAACACCAG GGATCATGGACGCTTTCCTGGTGCTGCACCAGTTGCGCTGTAACGGAGTCCTGGAGGGCATTCGTATTTGCAGGAAGGGATTTCCTAACAGAATTCTTTATGCCGAATTCAAACAACG GTATCGCATTCTGAATCCTCACGCTATCCCTGATGACAAGTTTGTGGACAGCAGGAAGGCTGCAGAGAAACTGCTGGCTTCACTGGATATCGACCATAATCAGTACAGATTTGGGCATACTAAG GTGTTCTTTAAGGCTGGCCTGCTGGGACACCTGGAAGAGTTGAGGGACGAGCGTCTGGCTAAAGTTCTCACTTTGCTGCAGGCCGCCAGCCGCGGCAAGATCATGAGGATGGAGCTGAAGAAGATGATGGAGAGGAA GGAGGCTCTGATGATCATCCAATGGAATATTCGGGCCTTCAACATAGTGAAGAACTGGCCGTGgatgaaactttttttcaaaatcaagCCCCTGCTGAGAAGCGCAGCCACAGAAAAAGAGCTGGCTGCTCTAAAAGAGGAGTTCCTGAAGCTAAAGGAGGCACTAGAGAAATCAGAGTCCAAGCGTAAGGAGCTGGAGGAGAAACAGGTCAGCCTGATCCAAGAGAAGAATGACCTTTTCCTGCAACTTCAGGCA GAGCAGGATAACCTGGCAGATGCAGAGGACCGCTGTGACCTGCTCATCAAAACCAAGATTCAACTTGAAGCCAAAGTGAAGGAGATGACCGAACGCCTGGAAGATGAAGAGGAGATGAACGCTACCGTTCTTGCAAAAAAACGCAAGCTGGAGGATGAGTGTGCTGAGCTGAAAAAGGACATTGATGATCTGGAGATAACCTTGGCCAAGGTGGAGAAGGAGAAGCATGCCACTGAAAACAAG GTGAAGAATCTGATAGAAGAGATGGCAGTTTTGGATGAAACTATTCTGAAGCTTACCAAAGAGAAGAAGGCCTTACAGGAGAGTCACCAGCAGACGCTGGATGACTTGCAGATGGAGGAAGACAAAGTCAACACTCTGACTAAGGCCAAAGCCAAGTTGGAGCAGCAAGTAGATGAT TTGGAGGGATCCTTGGAACAGGAAAAGAAATTGCGAATGGATCTGGAACGGGCCAAACGCAAGCTGGAGGGTGATCTGAAGCTGGCCATGGAGTCTGTCATGGACTTCGAAAATGACAAGCAGCAATTAGAGGAAAAGCTAAAGAA GAAAGATTTCGAAATGAACCAGATCAGTTCGAAAATCGAAGATGAGCAAGCATTAATCATCCAGCTTCAAAAGAAGATCAAGGAATTGCAG GCTCGTATTGAGGAGCTTGAAGAGGAACTGGAAGCAGAGCGTTCCACCCGAGCGAAGATGGAGAAACAGCGAGGCGATGCATCCAAAGAGCTTGAAGAGCTCAGCGAGCGTCTCGAGGAAGCTGGCGGTGCCACCTCAGCCCAAATTGAGATGAATAAAAAACGGGAGGCAGATTTTCTAAAACTGCGCCGTGACCTTGAGGAGGCCATTTTGCACCATGAAGCTATGACTGCTGCACTGCGCAAAAAGCACGCAGACACCATGGCTGAACTGAGTGAGCAAATTGACAGCCTTCAGCGAGTCAAACAGAAGTTGGAGAAGGAGAGAAGTGAGGCCAAGATGGAGGTGGATGACCTTGCTTCCAATTTAGAGCAGCTGGCAAAGAGCAAG GCTACTACTGAGAAAATGTGCCGCCTCTATGAGGACCAGATGAATGAGTCAAAAGCCAAAGTGGAGGAGCTCCAAAGGCAGCTCAGTGACACCAACACACAGCGAGCCCGTGCTCAGGCTGAAAGCG CTGAACTGGGCAGAAAGCTGGAGGAGCGTGAAGCTCTGGTCTCTCAACTGCAGCGCACCAAGAACTCCCTTAGCCAAAACATAGAGGAGTTCAAGAAACAGCTAGATGAAGAAACCAAA TCAAAGAATGCCTTGGCTCATGCCCTACAATCATCCAGGCATGACTGCGACCTGCTGAGGGAGCAGTATGATGAAGAGCAAGAGGGTAAATCTGAGCTGCAGCGTGCACTATCCAAGGCTAACGCCGAGGTCGCCCAATGGAGGACCAAATATGAGACAGACGCCATTCAGAAGACAGAGGAACTCGAGGAGGCAAA GAAGAAGTTGGCCACCCGCCTCCAAGAGGCTGAGGAACATGTCGAGGCATCAAACGCCAAGTGCTCCTCCCTTGAGAAGACCAAACATCGGCTTCAGTCAGAGATTGAGGATCTCGTAGTAGATCTGGAGCGCTCTAATGCAGCCGCTACTGCCCTGGATAAGAAGCAGAGGCAATTTGACAAGATTCTGGCCGAATGGAGGCAGAAGTACGAGGAGTGCCAGTCTGAGCTGGAATCTTCACAGAAAGAGTCTCGTAATCTGAGCACCGAGCTGTTTAAACTCAAGAACTGTTATGAAGAGGCTCTGGACCATCTGGAGAGCATCAAACGGGAGAATAAAAATCTACAGG AGGAGATTTCTGACCTGAATGACCAAATAAGCCAAGGCGGCAAGACCATTCATGAGCTTGAGAAGATGAAGAAGGGCTTGGACATGGAGAAGACTGAAATTAAAGCAGCACTGGAGGAAGCTGAA GGCACTCTGGAGCATGAGGAGAGTAAGACTCTACGTATACAGCTGGAGCTCAACCAGATCAAAGCAGACATTGACAGGAAGCTAGCTGAGAAAGATGAGGAAATCGACAATCTTCG GCGTAACCACCAGCGTGCCATAGAGTCCATGCAAGCCACCCTGGATGCAGAAGCAAAATCCCGTAATGAAGCCATCAGGGTGAAGAAGAAGATGGAGGGCGACCTGAATGAAATGGAGGTTCAGCTGAACCATGCAAATCGCTTGGCCACTGAGTCCCAAAAAATGGTCCGGAACCTGCAGACACAGATTAAG GACCTTCAGATAGAGCTGGATGAGACTATTCACCAAAATGAAGAACTGAAGGAACAGGCTGCTGTTACTGAGCGCAGGAACAACCTCCTGACTGCTGAAGTGGAAGAACTGAGAAGCCAGCTGGAGCAGAACGACCGTGCCCGCAAACTGGCAGAGTATGAGCTCCTGGAAACCACTGAGAGGGTCAACCTACTTCATTCCCAG AACACGTCACTGCTCAATCAAAAGAAAAAGTTGGAGAGTGATCTCTCCACGTTGTCTAGCGAGGTGGATGACGCTGTGCAGGAGTGCCGAAATGCAGAAGAGAAAGCCAAAAAGGCCATCACTGAT GCTGCCATGATGGCGGAAGAGCTCAAGAAAGAGCAGGACACCAGCGCTCACCTGGAACGTATGAAGAAGAACATGGAGCAGACCATCAAAGATCTGCAGATGCGTCTGGATGAGGCTGAGCAGATCGCTCTAAAAGGAGGCAAGAAGCAAATTCAGAAACTGGAAAGCAGG GTGAGAGACCTGGAGAATGAACTGGAATCTGAGCAGAAAAAAAGCAACGAATTCCAGAAGGGAGTTCGCAAATATGAGCGAAGGATCAAGGAGCTCACCTATCAG ACTGAGGAGGACAGGAAGAACATGGCTCGCCTCCAGGAACTCATAGATAAGCTGCAGGCCAAAGTTAAGACCTACAAGAGACAAGCAGAGGAGGCG GAAGAACAAGCTAATACCAACTTGACCAAGTACAAGAAGCTCCAACATGAGCTGGATGACGCTGAGGAACGAGCTGATATTGCAGAGTCTCAAGTGAATAAACTACGCACCCGCACCAGAGACTCGGGTAGCAAGGCTAGTCCGAAG CTTGCAGAGTGA